The DNA region CGTGGACGGCGTGAAGCAGGAGAAGCCCGCCGCCTGAGAGCCACCATCAACGACATTTGACAATATCCCTGCTCGGAGCCCTCCGGGACGGACCGGTCCTCGTAGATGGCCTCGACCGGGCATGCCGTCTCGCACTCCCCGCAGTCGATGCATTCGTCCGGGTTGATCATGAGCATCCCGGGGCGGGGCCGGGAGTCCCCGTCGTCAGTGCCGGCGCGGAGGAAGCCGACGCCCCGGCCGAACAGGGCGCCCGGCACGAAGTAGAAGCAGTCGGCCGGGCACTCGGCCAGGCAGTCCTGGTTCAGCGTCCCGATGCAGCTCTCGGTGGCCACGTAGGCCATGCTCGCTCCCCCTCGATGGTCGGGTTCGGTCCGGGGAATTCTATCCGCCCTGCCCCGATCCGATTGTCGCGACGGCGTCGCGATTTTCCCCGTGGGCCGTGGTCCTCGTCGTCTACGCCCGATCCCGAGGGATCGCGGCAGGTTCGGGCGACGATCGGGTTTTCTCGTTTACGGGTTGTAGACGCGGCAAGTCTCGGGGATGTCGGGAGATTCGTCGGATTTCGGGCGGCGGCGTCCGCACCGTGGTGCATGGGGTGTGCGGGGAGCGCTGTGATTCGACGGTTAGCGTGCTTTATAGTCCGTTTCGTGAGGTGACCCCAAGTGTGGTGGTGTCGCTTGATGCCGACCTCTTCCCTTCGATGTTTGCACCATGCGAAAAACCTTCGGGCAGGATGCCCGATCTTACTGGCACGATGCCGCCACAATGTTCAACTCACTGGACCGCCAATTCCAATTACCGTTGAACCAAGACAAACATGCGCGATCACGCACGCGGATTAAGCGGGCACTCCTTGGAACTGCTCACATCCGCCGCAGCTTCAGAACCCTCGATGTCCCGTCATCACTTGCTGTCACTACGAGGATCGGGCCAAAGCGGCTTTGATTGAGCATTGCGGAATTGACGGCA from Tautonia rosea includes:
- a CDS encoding 4Fe-4S dicluster domain-containing protein, with product MAYVATESCIGTLNQDCLAECPADCFYFVPGALFGRGVGFLRAGTDDGDSRPRPGMLMINPDECIDCGECETACPVEAIYEDRSVPEGSEQGYCQMSLMVALRRRASPASRRPRRRCPG